The Candidatus Methylomirabilota bacterium genome includes the window TGCATCGCCTGTTCGAGGTCCTTCTTGGTTGCGCTGGACGGTAGGCCCATGGTCGTGTCGAGGGCGTAGAGCTTGAAGTAATACCGGTGGATCCCGGACGGCGGGCAAGGGCCGCCGTATCCCACCCGATGGAAGTCGGTCGTACCCTGCTGTGTTCCATTTGGGAGTGAGGCCGTCTTGGGGAAGTTCTCGTCGAAAGCGCGGCTGCTCGCCGGGATATTCCACATCACCCAATGAACCCATGTCCCCATCGGTGCATCAGGATCATCTGAGATGAGGGCAAAGCTTACCGTCCCGGCTGGAGGATCGGTCCAACTCAGCGGCGGAGAGATGTCTTGCCCATCGCAGGTGTACTTCGGGGGAATCATATTGCCGGCCTGAAACGCCTGACTCT containing:
- a CDS encoding YbhB/YbcL family Raf kinase inhibitor-like protein yields the protein MTFLMNVLTRFGVMGVAALLIGAGGTTMELKSQAFQAGNMIPPKYTCDGQDISPPLSWTDPPAGTVSFALISDDPDAPMGTWVHWVMWNIPASSRAFDENFPKTASLPNGTQQGTTDFHRVGYGGPCPPSGIHRYYFKLYALDTTMGLPSSATKKDLEQAMQGHIVAQAELMGTYRRR